A single window of Watersipora subatra chromosome 9, tzWatSuba1.1, whole genome shotgun sequence DNA harbors:
- the LOC137404129 gene encoding germ cell nuclear acidic protein-like, which translates to MTLMATIGSHTDSELQRDCQSGATHHLSRGDQSSQSSDGDEAYERYLERIRGGPYSHQQRNAEYFTDDESLDDFIVSDEASLSGESSADDRLFYIKTTNLLEERSTSVAESLSSQASDDSVEDVPHFNLSGDMTSISLEKTKEESSSIYLHNSVSNEGCLKIPAARAALISDSDESFDELIQEGVKNQREATSHRSDGSSDRNTSSSLAKSKQKDSLDLDVSSLVLTDSDDQVMIVSEPIKTSSRRPISTNSQTCRPFAPRGFGNNYTPPTNRTFSEKKQPVFQAKTEPRLRTTESSFLSSLSTHLDKNQRRHHAAEKYVREFKKYKDELVKRLNAFYNQNIYGNKLNDVTITFNKLLLKTAGLCKYMKTSASHARQASIELSEKVCDTAERVRDTLIHEMCHAAVWIVDGVEDGHGRYWQFWSRKAELACKELPPIRRCHSYDITTKFVYECTRCKYQIGRHSKSLDTETKVCGRCRGKFQLLTRTSKGQMTPVSSTPNRFALFIKDNYGPIRKETSSHQQTMQQLSENFTRRLNF; encoded by the exons ATGACTTTGATGGCCACCATCGGCAGTCAT ACAGACAGCGAGCTGCAAAGGGACTGTCAGTCAGGTGCGACGCATCACTTGTCTAGAGGTGATCAGTCCAGCCAGTCATCTGACGGTGATGAAGCTTATGAAAGAT ATTTAGAGAGAATTAGGGGAGGCCCTTACAGCCACCAGCAGCGCAACGCGGAGTACTTTACTGATGACGAAAG TTTAGATGATTTCATAGTCTCTGACGAGGCTTCACTTAGCGGTGAGAGTAGCGCAGATGATAGGCTCTTCTATATCAAGACCACAAATTTACTCGAGGAGAG GTCAACTAGCGTTGCCGAGTCCTTATCATCTCAGGCTTCTGATGATTCAGTGG AGGATGTTCCTCACTTCAATCTCTCCGGTGACATGACATCGATTTCCTTAGAAAAAACAAAAGAAGAATCAAGCTCAATATATCTACACAATTCAGTATCAAATGAAGGTTGTCTCAAAATTCCTG CTGCGAGAGCTGCATTGATATCAGATAGTGATGAATCCTTTGATGAGTTGATTCAGGAAGGAGTGAAGAACCAGAGGGAGGCAACTTCTCATCGTTCTG ATGGATCTTCAGACAGAAACACAAGCTCTTCACTCGCGAAGTCAAAGCAAAAAGATTCTCTTGACCTG GATGTATCTTCTCTGGTATTGACTGACAGTGATGATCAGGTAATGATCGTAAGCGAACCTATTAAAACTTCTAGTAGACGACCTATTTCTACTAATTCTCAGACTTGCCGCCCTTTTGCTCCCAGGGGCTTTGGCAATAACTATACACCACCAACTAACAG AACATTTTCTGAAAAAAAGCAGCCCGTATTTCAAGCAAAGACTGAGCCGAGGCTCCGAACGACTGAAAGCAGTTTTTTGTCATCGTTGTCAACTCATCTTGATAAAAATCAGCGAAGACACCATGCTGCTGAGAA GTACGTGCGGGAGTTTAAGAAATACAAAGATGAGCTAGTGAAGAGGCTCAATGCTTTTTACAACCAAAATATATATGGTAACAAA TTGAATGATGTTACCATAACCTTCAATAAACTGCTACTTAAAACGGCTGGGTTGTGTAAATACATGAAGACCAGTGCCAGTCACGCTAGACAAGCCTCCATTGAGCTCTCGGAGAAAGTCTGTGATACAGCAG AGAGAGTTAGGGATACTTTGATACATGAGATGTGCCACGCTGCAGTTTGGATAGTGGATGGTGTAGAAGATGGCCACGGCAG GTATTGGCAATTCTGGAGTAGAAAGGCTGAGCTCGCATGTAAAGAACTTCCTCCCATCAGGCGTTGTCATAGTTACGATATTACAACTAAATTTGTCTATGAATGTACAAGGTGCAAGTACCA AATAGGTCGGCACTCCAAGTCACTCGACACGGAAACAAAAGTCTGCGGCAGGTGTAGAGGAAAGTTTCAGTTGTTGACTCGTACATCTAAAGGACAGATGACTCCAGTTTCTTCCACTCCCAATAGATTTGCCTTGTTTATCAAG GACAATTATGGTCCGATTAGGAAGGAAACCTCATCACACCAGCAAACCATGCAGCAGTTGTCAGAGAATTTTACTAGGCGACTCAATTTCTAA
- the LOC137404131 gene encoding ankyrin repeat, PH and SEC7 domain containing protein secG-like: MEGILKRYVREKKLEISALRAALESVQPAELLRLLITIKHYSHTAVMLAADEAHTEICRLLLSPIRRTADELLWMKEEHGWTALHLAVGRGDNSECVELLIDTVSDERKYKFVSEKGEYGNTAVAVAAACGSSKCIESLLYNFSSQQRDSLLNIQDNYLYTPLHCAAYSGETTALKVMLGSVSLVTASSLLIIKNKHKRTPLEEAEVRGKKESSELLKRWKKQPVVEALDDARQRITTLQIESDQKLSALQRESDQKLSALQIESDQKVSALQRESDQKLSALQRESDQKLSALQIESNQSVSALQRDTQQQAEDLAATQQKLERFAAYLQTTGDTHLTGNQCHHPDS; encoded by the exons ATGGAAGGAATACTAAAGAGGTATGTTAGAGAGAAAAAGTTGGAGATTAGTGCTTTGAGGGCAGCCTTAGAGTCAGTCCAACCAGCTGAGCTGCTGAGGCTACTGATTACTATCAAGCATTACTCACACACAGCTGTTATGTTAGCTGCAGACGAAGCCCACACAGAAATCTGTCGTCTGCTTCTCTCACCAATCAGAAGAACAGCAGACGAGTTGCTCTGGATGAAGGAGGAGCATGGATGGACAGCACTACACCTTGCTGTAGGGAGGGGAGACAACAGTGAGTGTGTAGAGTTActgatagacacagtgagtgatGAGAGGAAGTACAAGTTTGTATCTGAGAAGGGTGAATATGGTAACACAGCTGTAGCAGTGGCTGCAGCGTGTGGAAGTAGCAAGTGTATAGAGTCCCTCCTCTACAACTTCTCCTCACAACAGAGAGACTCCCTATTAAACATACAGGATAACTACCTCTACACTCCACTACACTGTGCAGCATACAGTGGAGAGACAACTGCTCTGAAGGTCATGTTAGGATCCGTGTCTCTAGTGACTGCCTCTTCACTCCTCATTATAAAGAATAAACACAAAAGGACTCCATTGGAGGAAGCTGAGGTTAGGGGAAAGAAGGAATCATCAGAGCTGTTAAAGAGATGGAAGAAGCAGCCAGTAGtagaag CACTGGATGACGCTAGACAACGAATTACAACACTGCAAATAGAAAGTGACCAGAAACTTTCCGCTCTACAGAGAGAAAGTGACCAGAAATTATCCGCTCTACAGATAGAAAGCGACCAGAAAGTCTCAGCTCTACAGAGAG AAAGTGACCAGAAATTATCCGCTCTACAGAGAGAAAGTGACCAGAAATTATCCGCTCTACAGATAGAAAGCAACCAGTCAGTCTCAGCTCTACAGAGAGATACTCAGCAGCAGGCAGAAG ATTTGGCTGCTACTCAGCAGAAGCTGGAACGATTCGCTGCGTATCTACAGACTACTGGTGATACACATTTGACAGGCAATCAATGTCACCACCCGGATAGTTAA